In the genome of Bacillus sp. S3, one region contains:
- the yyaC gene encoding spore protease YyaC: MNLKPSFFDRRAKTHIVHDDFHAARHLAEALLLNIPSVTSRPIVFICIGTDRSTGDSLGPLVGSLLEEKNIESFYVYGTLDDPIHAVNLVEKLKEIRAKHADPYIIGIDACLGKIKNVGVIQVGNGPVKPGAGVNKDLPAVGDMHITGIVNVSGFMEFFVLQNTRLNLVMKMAKTIAGGIYQASVSYQKQSWADLNWVEEEKTN; encoded by the coding sequence ATGAATCTCAAACCAAGCTTTTTTGACAGGAGGGCCAAGACACACATTGTTCATGATGATTTTCATGCTGCCCGACATCTCGCCGAGGCGTTACTCCTGAATATTCCCAGTGTCACAAGCCGCCCCATTGTATTTATTTGCATTGGAACAGACCGTTCCACAGGAGATTCATTAGGTCCACTTGTCGGGAGCCTGCTAGAAGAGAAAAACATTGAATCGTTTTACGTATACGGAACATTGGATGATCCCATTCATGCTGTGAATCTTGTGGAAAAGCTGAAGGAAATCCGGGCCAAACATGCTGATCCATATATTATTGGCATTGATGCCTGTTTAGGGAAAATAAAAAATGTCGGGGTGATTCAGGTGGGGAATGGACCTGTTAAACCAGGCGCAGGAGTGAATAAGGATCTCCCGGCTGTAGGTGACATGCACATCACTGGCATCGTCAATGTCAGCGGATTTATGGAATTTTTCGTCTTACAAAACACACGCTTAAACCTTGTCATGAAAATGGCCAAAACGATTGCAGGCGGAATATACCAAGCAAGCGTCTCGTACCAAAAACAAAGCTGGGCAGATTTAAATTGGGTAGAAGAAGAAAAGACAAACTAA
- a CDS encoding mechanosensitive ion channel family protein: MSLTAKTIQEDINKFQDEDTWLNLGESALKIIAILVIANIIIRIGKVAIHNVFKIRNLSPLNTSERREDTLSRLLDSVLTYVVYFIAIMMVLSVLGIDVKALIAGAGVVGLAVGFGAQSLVKDVISGFFIIFEDQFSVGDHVRIGEFEGNVETIGLRTTKIKSWTGEVHILPNGSISQVTNFSINNSLAIIDIAISYGEDIERAEKVIAGALVNMPSQYEELTKAPELLGIQTMGPNEIVLRIIAETLPMKQSGVTRGIRKDIKLILDENGIKAPNLNFFMYQNGSGQSK; this comes from the coding sequence ATGAGTCTAACGGCAAAGACAATACAAGAAGATATTAATAAATTTCAAGATGAAGATACATGGCTGAATCTTGGTGAGAGCGCGCTAAAAATTATTGCCATTTTAGTTATTGCCAATATCATTATCCGTATTGGCAAAGTGGCCATTCACAATGTTTTTAAGATTAGAAACTTGTCACCGCTTAATACATCAGAACGCCGTGAAGACACGCTTTCTAGGCTGCTCGATAGTGTTCTTACTTATGTGGTCTATTTTATCGCGATAATGATGGTTCTTTCAGTTTTAGGAATTGATGTCAAGGCACTTATTGCCGGAGCGGGAGTTGTCGGGTTAGCAGTAGGTTTTGGAGCACAGAGCTTGGTAAAGGACGTTATTTCCGGTTTCTTTATCATTTTTGAAGACCAGTTTTCAGTTGGCGATCATGTTCGAATAGGAGAATTTGAAGGCAATGTCGAAACTATTGGATTAAGAACAACGAAAATTAAAAGCTGGACAGGCGAAGTTCATATTTTACCGAACGGCAGCATTTCTCAAGTGACCAATTTTTCAATCAATAATAGCCTTGCTATCATTGATATTGCCATCTCCTATGGAGAAGATATCGAAAGGGCTGAAAAAGTGATTGCCGGTGCATTGGTAAATATGCCAAGCCAATATGAGGAGTTAACGAAGGCACCGGAATTATTAGGAATTCAAACAATGGGTCCGAATGAAATTGTTTTGCGCATCATCGCTGAAACATTACCAATGAAGCAGTCTGGTGTAACTCGGGGAATTCGGAAGGATATAAAACTTATTTTAGACGAAAATGGGATTAAAGCACCAAATCTTAATTTTTTTATGTACCAAAACGGATCCGGTCAATCGAAGTAG
- the ychF gene encoding redox-regulated ATPase YchF, producing MALTAGIVGLPNVGKSTLFNAITQAGAESANYPFCTIDPNVGIVEVPDHRLQKLTELVQPKKTVPTAFEFTDIAGIVKGASKGEGLGNKFLSHIRQVDAICQVVRCFADENITHVSGKVDPIDDIETINLELILADMESVEKRISRVEKLAKQKDKDAAAEFEVLAMLRDAFEAEKPARTVDFTDEQMKLVKGLHLLTIKPVLYVANVSEDDVADPSENEYVQKVREFAKADNAEVIVICAKIEEEIAELEGEEKQMFLEELGIEESGLDQLIRAAYHLLGLATYFTAGVQEVRAWTFRKGMKAPQCAGVIHSDFERGFIRAETVSYDDLLAAGSHTAAKEAGKVRLEGKEYEVKDGDVIHFRFNV from the coding sequence ATGGCTTTAACAGCTGGTATCGTAGGGTTGCCGAACGTTGGTAAGTCTACTCTTTTTAATGCAATAACACAGGCAGGAGCGGAATCAGCAAACTATCCCTTCTGTACGATTGACCCGAATGTCGGCATTGTCGAGGTTCCTGATCACAGATTACAAAAATTAACTGAATTGGTGCAGCCGAAAAAGACCGTGCCAACGGCATTTGAATTTACCGATATTGCCGGGATTGTCAAAGGGGCCAGTAAAGGTGAAGGACTCGGAAACAAGTTCCTTTCGCATATCCGCCAAGTGGATGCAATTTGCCAAGTAGTTCGCTGCTTTGCTGATGAAAACATTACCCACGTATCCGGGAAAGTCGATCCAATTGATGATATTGAAACAATCAACCTTGAGTTAATTCTTGCTGATATGGAATCCGTGGAAAAGCGGATTAGCCGCGTTGAAAAATTGGCTAAGCAAAAGGATAAGGATGCTGCCGCTGAATTTGAAGTTCTTGCAATGCTGCGTGATGCCTTTGAAGCAGAAAAGCCTGCTCGAACCGTTGATTTTACCGACGAGCAAATGAAATTAGTTAAAGGTTTGCATCTATTAACAATCAAGCCAGTCTTATACGTAGCGAATGTTAGTGAAGACGATGTAGCCGATCCATCTGAAAATGAATATGTGCAAAAGGTGCGAGAATTTGCTAAGGCTGATAATGCCGAGGTAATCGTTATTTGTGCAAAAATTGAAGAGGAAATTGCTGAACTTGAAGGCGAAGAAAAGCAAATGTTCTTAGAAGAACTTGGCATCGAGGAATCCGGTCTTGATCAATTAATCCGTGCAGCGTATCATCTGCTTGGTTTAGCCACCTACTTCACAGCTGGTGTACAGGAAGTTCGCGCATGGACATTTAGAAAAGGAATGAAAGCTCCACAATGTGCGGGAGTCATTCACTCTGATTTCGAACGCGGTTTTATTCGGGCGGAAACAGTCTCCTATGATGACCTGCTGGCAGCCGGCAGCCATACGGCAGCGAAAGAAGCAGGAAAAGTTCGTTTAGAAGGAAAAGAATACGAAGTAAAAGACGGCGACGTCATCCACTTCCGCTTTAACGTGTAA
- a CDS encoding DUF951 domain-containing protein: protein MEEKEFALNDVVEMKKQHPCGTNRWKIIRLGMDIRIKCEGCGHSVLIPRKEFSRKMKKILVKHED, encoded by the coding sequence ATGGAGGAAAAGGAATTTGCCCTAAATGATGTGGTTGAGATGAAGAAACAGCATCCCTGTGGGACGAATCGCTGGAAAATCATTCGTCTGGGGATGGATATTCGGATTAAATGTGAGGGGTGCGGCCATAGTGTCCTCATTCCACGCAAAGAGTTTTCAAGGAAAATGAAGAAAATATTGGTGAAGCATGAGGATTAA
- a CDS encoding ParB/RepB/Spo0J family partition protein, with translation MAKGLGKGLNAFFSDVSKEETVQEIKLKELRPNPYQPRKTFQQETIDELKDSILEHGILQPIVVRKSIKGYEIVVGERRFRAAKEAKLTTVPAVVRELSEQQMMELAVLENLQREDLNPIEEGLAYQTLMEKLKLTQEEVANRLGKSRPHVANHIRLLSLPPIIQELISTGKISMGHGRALLGLRQKANLPALVEKVIQEGLNVRQLEKLIQQLNENVSRETKKPEKKKDVFIQEREHSLRERFGTKVHIKQSKNKGKIEIEFFSQDDLERILEILDQEEHV, from the coding sequence ATGGCTAAAGGCTTAGGCAAAGGCCTGAATGCATTTTTTAGTGATGTCAGTAAAGAAGAAACAGTTCAAGAAATTAAGCTGAAAGAACTGCGCCCAAACCCATATCAGCCACGTAAAACCTTTCAACAAGAAACAATAGATGAATTAAAAGATTCCATCCTTGAGCATGGCATCCTGCAGCCGATCGTTGTTCGTAAAAGTATCAAAGGCTATGAAATAGTTGTCGGTGAACGCCGTTTCCGTGCGGCCAAGGAAGCAAAACTTACGACCGTTCCTGCGGTGGTCCGTGAGCTGTCGGAACAGCAAATGATGGAACTCGCTGTACTCGAAAACCTTCAAAGAGAAGATTTAAACCCGATTGAAGAGGGACTGGCTTATCAAACGTTAATGGAGAAATTAAAGCTGACACAGGAAGAGGTCGCGAACCGTTTAGGAAAAAGCCGGCCGCATGTCGCCAACCATATCCGTCTGCTTTCCCTCCCTCCTATCATCCAAGAATTGATTTCAACCGGGAAAATATCGATGGGGCACGGCCGAGCTTTATTGGGACTTAGACAAAAAGCAAACCTTCCAGCTTTAGTAGAAAAGGTGATTCAAGAAGGGTTAAACGTCCGTCAATTAGAAAAATTAATCCAGCAATTGAATGAAAATGTTTCACGTGAAACAAAAAAGCCGGAAAAGAAAAAGGATGTATTTATCCAGGAGCGGGAACACTCCCTTCGTGAACGGTTCGGTACAAAGGTTCATATAAAGCAAAGCAAAAACAAGGGGAAAATTGAAATTGAATTTTTCTCACAGGATGACCTTGAACGAATCCTTGAAATACTTGATCAAGAAGAACATGTATAA
- the rpsF gene encoding 30S ribosomal protein S6, which yields MNKYEIMYIIRPNIEDEAKKALVERFNTILLDNGAETAETKDWGKRRLAYEINDFRDGYYQIAKTTSSADAVQEFSRLAKISEDIIRHIVIKEEA from the coding sequence ATGAATAAGTACGAAATCATGTACATCATCCGCCCAAATATTGAAGATGAAGCGAAGAAGGCTCTTGTTGAGCGTTTCAACACAATTCTTCTTGATAATGGTGCGGAAACTGCTGAAACAAAGGATTGGGGTAAGCGCCGTTTAGCATACGAAATCAACGATTTCCGCGACGGATACTACCAAATCGCTAAAACAACATCTTCAGCTGATGCAGTACAAGAATTTTCTCGTCTTGCAAAGATCAGCGAAGACATCATTCGCCATATCGTAATTAAAGAAGAAGCATAA
- the noc gene encoding nucleoid occlusion protein, translating to MKSSFTRFFGLGDKGEQEVELEKDLDIERNEEIKKIPINQIIPNRFQPRTVFDEEKIEELSRTIHIHGIIQPIVVREFAVDKYEIIAGERRWRAMKKLGWAEAPAIIKNLSDTETASVALIENLQREELSPIEEAIAYGKLLELHNLTQEALAQRLGKGQSTVANKLRLLKLPQPVQEALLNKVITERHARALIPLKNPEKQVALLAEVIERNWNVKQTEERVVKLLDQTREKPKPKRKAFSKDMRIAVNTIRQSLSMVTDSGINLNAEEEEFDEFYQFTIRIPKKK from the coding sequence ATGAAGAGTTCATTTACACGCTTTTTTGGCCTCGGCGATAAAGGTGAACAAGAGGTTGAGCTTGAAAAGGATCTGGATATCGAACGAAACGAAGAAATAAAGAAGATACCGATTAACCAAATTATACCGAACCGTTTCCAGCCTCGGACGGTATTCGATGAAGAGAAAATTGAAGAATTATCACGCACGATTCATATACATGGAATTATCCAGCCGATTGTCGTAAGAGAGTTTGCTGTCGATAAATATGAAATTATTGCCGGGGAGCGCCGCTGGCGTGCGATGAAAAAACTGGGTTGGGCAGAAGCGCCTGCAATCATTAAAAATTTATCTGATACAGAAACAGCATCGGTTGCCCTCATTGAAAATTTACAACGTGAAGAATTGTCACCGATTGAAGAAGCCATTGCCTATGGGAAGCTGCTTGAGCTGCACAATTTGACACAAGAGGCTTTAGCGCAGCGCCTTGGGAAAGGACAGTCGACCGTTGCCAACAAGCTGCGTCTGCTTAAATTACCACAGCCTGTTCAAGAAGCGTTACTCAATAAAGTCATTACCGAACGCCATGCACGAGCACTTATTCCGCTGAAGAATCCGGAGAAACAGGTAGCTCTTTTGGCGGAAGTTATTGAGAGGAATTGGAATGTAAAGCAGACAGAGGAACGTGTGGTTAAGCTTCTGGATCAAACGAGGGAAAAACCAAAGCCAAAACGAAAGGCTTTTAGTAAAGATATGCGAATTGCGGTCAATACGATTCGTCAATCGTTATCAATGGTAACTGACAGCGGCATTAATTTGAATGCTGAGGAAGAAGAATTTGACGAATTTTACCAATTTACCATTCGAATTCCAAAGAAAAAGTAA
- a CDS encoding ParA family protein translates to MGKILSIANQKGGVGKTTTSVNLGACLAYIGKRVLLVDIDPQGNATSGIGIEKAEVEQCIYDVLVDDVEAKDVIKPTSVENLYAIPATIQLAGAEIELVPTISREVRLKRALEEVRDQFDYIIIDCPPSLGLLTLNALTASDAVLIPVQCEYYALEGLSQLLNTVRLVQKHLNQDLKIEGVLLTMLDARTNLGIQVIEEVKKYFQDKVYKTIIPRNVRLSEAPSHGEPIITYDSRSRGAEVYLDLAKEVVSNG, encoded by the coding sequence GTGGGGAAAATCCTTTCAATCGCAAACCAAAAAGGTGGAGTCGGCAAAACGACAACCTCTGTCAACCTAGGAGCCTGCTTAGCGTACATAGGAAAACGGGTCTTATTAGTAGATATCGACCCGCAGGGAAATGCAACGAGCGGGATTGGAATTGAAAAGGCGGAAGTTGAACAGTGTATCTATGATGTGTTAGTAGACGATGTCGAAGCAAAGGATGTAATTAAACCGACATCTGTTGAAAATTTGTACGCCATTCCAGCCACCATCCAGCTGGCAGGAGCCGAAATTGAGCTGGTTCCCACTATTTCAAGAGAGGTCCGCTTAAAACGTGCTCTTGAAGAAGTGAGAGATCAATTTGATTATATTATTATTGATTGTCCGCCGTCGTTAGGGCTTTTGACCCTGAATGCCTTAACAGCATCTGATGCGGTGTTAATCCCTGTCCAATGTGAGTACTATGCGCTGGAAGGGTTAAGTCAATTATTAAATACAGTCAGACTCGTACAAAAGCATTTAAATCAGGATTTAAAAATTGAAGGCGTTTTATTAACGATGCTTGATGCAAGAACAAATCTGGGCATTCAAGTCATTGAAGAAGTGAAAAAGTATTTCCAAGATAAAGTATATAAAACCATTATTCCAAGAAATGTGCGTCTAAGTGAGGCTCCAAGCCATGGGGAACCAATCATTACCTATGATTCGAGATCCCGCGGTGCTGAAGTGTATTTAGATTTAGCAAAGGAAGTGGTCTCAAATGGCTAA
- a CDS encoding molybdopterin-dependent oxidoreductase, with the protein MAEIRKSACPLNCWDSCGFHVTIDQDQVVKVEGDPSHPITQGKICGRGRMLETRTNSGERVLHPLKKVNGTFQQISWEQALDEIAAELKKIKKTYGSTAVLHSHDYANNGILKNLDQRFFNCYGGVTELYGSLCWGAGIEAQKWDFGNAWSHEPNDIYNSKNIIIWGRNVARTNMHFFEKLLEVKKKGAKIYVIDPLYNATAKLADEYITIKPGMDGLLAAGIIKEMLRLGLENREFIEQSTYGFRDLEQLLDTITLEEISEMTEVPCEVMSSLAYVYADKPTATFMGLGMQRYTNGGNTIRLIDALVAVSGNIGITGGGANYANVQVGQSFAFDELTLAERRQHHRQFSIMKQAEEVRKATDPEIKMIVVTCGNPLTQVPDSEVVRQAFSSVSTLVVVEQFMTDTALMADYVLPTTTAFEEEDLYYSSMYHHYVNYGPKLVSAPGEAQPDLWIWTQLAERLGFGADFAFSREAFLEMTLTPLRDRGITLEKLRAEHTLELPVEKIPWRDHTFQTPSGKYQFTAREKGQNGLLTLAVPDESKWEDPELAEKYPYHLLTIHPMRSNHSQNYHLLTPKPKVKVEIAPNIAEHFALKNGDFVKVWNDRGEIKGVVSILAKAHPNTINIDEGIWREFGGSVNQLTSSRESDNGLGSTLYDCLVNIEKVN; encoded by the coding sequence TTGGCAGAAATACGAAAGTCAGCTTGTCCGTTAAATTGCTGGGATAGCTGTGGTTTTCATGTAACAATTGATCAGGATCAGGTTGTAAAGGTTGAAGGTGACCCCTCCCATCCCATCACACAGGGGAAAATTTGCGGACGCGGACGAATGCTCGAAACAAGGACAAACTCCGGGGAGCGCGTATTGCATCCGTTAAAAAAGGTAAACGGAACATTTCAGCAAATCTCCTGGGAACAAGCTCTTGATGAGATTGCTGCAGAATTAAAAAAAATTAAAAAAACATACGGATCAACTGCTGTTCTGCACAGCCATGATTATGCGAATAATGGAATCCTAAAAAATCTTGATCAGCGCTTTTTTAATTGCTATGGCGGGGTAACAGAGCTTTATGGGTCGCTTTGTTGGGGCGCAGGAATTGAAGCGCAAAAATGGGATTTCGGCAATGCCTGGAGTCATGAACCTAATGACATTTACAACAGTAAAAACATTATTATCTGGGGAAGAAATGTTGCCAGGACCAACATGCATTTTTTTGAAAAACTGCTTGAAGTGAAGAAAAAAGGCGCAAAAATTTATGTTATTGATCCACTTTACAACGCTACGGCAAAACTAGCCGATGAATATATAACAATCAAGCCGGGGATGGATGGATTATTAGCTGCCGGCATTATCAAGGAAATGCTAAGATTAGGTCTCGAGAACCGTGAGTTTATTGAGCAATCCACCTATGGGTTTCGGGATTTGGAACAGCTTCTCGATACGATCACCCTAGAGGAAATTAGTGAAATGACAGAAGTCCCTTGTGAGGTTATGTCAAGTTTAGCATATGTTTATGCAGATAAACCGACAGCTACCTTTATGGGGTTAGGGATGCAGCGTTATACAAATGGCGGAAATACGATTCGCCTGATTGATGCCCTTGTGGCCGTCAGCGGGAATATTGGGATTACCGGCGGCGGTGCTAATTATGCCAATGTCCAGGTGGGACAAAGCTTTGCATTTGACGAGTTAACCCTCGCTGAACGCAGGCAGCATCATAGGCAGTTTTCGATCATGAAACAGGCGGAAGAAGTGCGGAAAGCAACGGATCCGGAAATAAAGATGATCGTTGTGACCTGCGGCAATCCCTTAACACAGGTGCCTGACAGCGAAGTGGTTAGACAGGCCTTCTCCTCTGTTTCCACTCTTGTTGTGGTTGAACAATTCATGACGGATACTGCGCTGATGGCTGATTATGTTTTACCGACAACAACAGCTTTTGAAGAAGAGGACCTTTACTATTCATCTATGTACCATCATTATGTCAACTATGGCCCAAAGCTTGTCTCGGCCCCTGGTGAGGCACAGCCTGATTTATGGATCTGGACACAATTAGCGGAGCGGCTCGGATTTGGTGCTGATTTTGCTTTTTCAAGAGAAGCGTTTCTGGAGATGACACTTACACCTTTAAGAGACAGAGGGATTACCCTTGAAAAATTAAGGGCAGAGCACACATTGGAACTTCCAGTTGAAAAAATTCCATGGAGGGATCACACCTTCCAAACTCCAAGCGGTAAGTATCAGTTTACAGCGCGGGAAAAAGGTCAGAATGGCCTGCTAACATTAGCGGTTCCGGATGAATCAAAATGGGAAGACCCTGAGCTTGCTGAAAAATATCCTTATCATCTCCTAACGATTCACCCTATGCGCTCGAACCATTCGCAGAACTATCACCTTTTGACTCCAAAACCGAAAGTGAAGGTAGAGATTGCACCAAATATAGCAGAACATTTTGCACTGAAAAATGGTGATTTCGTCAAGGTTTGGAATGACCGCGGAGAGATAAAAGGGGTGGTTTCTATTTTAGCAAAAGCCCATCCGAACACGATCAATATCGATGAGGGAATTTGGCGTGAATTTGGCGGGTCTGTAAATCAGCTGACTTCAAGCAGAGAATCCGATAATGGCCTTGGGAGTACATTATATGATTGTCTTGTAAATATTGAAAAAGTAAACTAA
- the ssb gene encoding single-stranded DNA-binding protein has product MMNRVVLVGRLTKDPDLRYTPNGVAVATFSLAVNRPFSSQSGEREADFINCVVWRKPAENVANFLKKGSLAGVDGRIQTRNYEGQDGKRVYVTEVVADSVQFLEPKSASGGGGRGNDYYGAPPMEPQGNPYGSSNQNQRQNQNQNQNQNKGFTRMDEDPFAGNGQIDISDDDLPF; this is encoded by the coding sequence ATGATGAATCGTGTCGTGCTTGTTGGCCGTTTAACAAAAGATCCTGATTTGCGTTATACACCAAATGGGGTCGCTGTAGCTACTTTTAGTTTAGCAGTTAACCGTCCGTTTTCTAGTCAGTCAGGTGAACGTGAAGCAGACTTTATTAACTGTGTTGTTTGGCGTAAACCAGCTGAGAATGTGGCGAACTTTTTAAAGAAAGGCAGCCTAGCAGGTGTTGATGGCCGTATTCAAACCCGCAACTATGAAGGACAAGACGGTAAACGTGTGTATGTTACAGAAGTCGTAGCTGATAGTGTTCAATTCCTTGAACCTAAAAGTGCGTCAGGCGGCGGCGGGAGAGGCAACGATTATTACGGTGCTCCTCCTATGGAACCACAAGGGAATCCATATGGCAGCAGCAATCAGAATCAACGACAAAATCAAAATCAGAATCAAAACCAAAATAAAGGGTTTACGCGAATGGATGAAGATCCGTTTGCCGGAAATGGACAAATTGACATCTCTGATGACGATCTTCCATTCTAA
- a CDS encoding DUF554 domain-containing protein has protein sequence MFLLGTLVNGLLIIIGTLIGKLLNRIPEGMKVTVMYAIGLSVMVLGLQMGLKSENFLIVIISLVAGAVIGELLRLEDKLNDLGGWLERKVGSNGKGSISEGFVTATLIFVIGAMAILGALDSGIRGDHDVLYMKSLIDGFTALILTTTLGIGVIFSAIPVVLYQGSIALFATQIDRFVPQALMDQFIVEMTATGGVMIFAIGLNLTGMVKIKVANLLPAIVVTGIIVTIIYFYHYFLQ, from the coding sequence ATGTTTTTATTAGGAACACTTGTAAATGGACTGTTAATTATTATTGGTACACTGATAGGGAAATTACTCAACCGCATCCCTGAGGGAATGAAAGTGACGGTTATGTATGCAATTGGCTTGTCTGTTATGGTGTTGGGCCTCCAGATGGGGTTGAAGAGTGAAAATTTCCTGATTGTCATTATTAGTCTTGTTGCCGGGGCGGTCATCGGTGAGCTGCTTAGGCTGGAAGATAAATTAAATGACCTTGGCGGATGGCTGGAGCGTAAGGTGGGCTCAAATGGAAAAGGAAGTATCTCAGAAGGCTTTGTCACGGCTACATTGATTTTCGTCATTGGAGCGATGGCGATTCTTGGCGCCCTTGACAGCGGTATTCGTGGAGATCATGATGTCCTTTATATGAAATCACTGATAGACGGCTTTACGGCCTTAATATTAACGACCACTTTAGGAATAGGCGTCATTTTTTCCGCCATCCCTGTTGTTCTCTATCAGGGGTCAATTGCCTTGTTTGCGACACAGATTGACCGCTTTGTTCCACAAGCGTTGATGGATCAGTTTATTGTTGAAATGACGGCGACCGGAGGCGTTATGATTTTTGCCATTGGCTTGAATCTCACCGGAATGGTCAAAATTAAGGTCGCAAACCTGCTCCCTGCCATTGTTGTTACAGGGATAATTGTAACGATTATCTACTTTTATCACTATTTTTTACAATAA
- the ltrA gene encoding group II intron reverse transcriptase/maturase, translating into MNQALKFKWHSIYGQILFDRKLKAAWEKVEANKGSGGIDGETIDSYRYRLEENLDSLLQKLRKKEYKPSPVRRHYIPKKNGKKRPLGIPNIEDRIVQQALVNVLQPKFEKGIFHKWSCGYRPNVGPERVLQIILANIEQGYNYIFDADIKGFFDNIPHKNLIKVLNKYIADGTVLDMIWLWLKAGYMEEGKYHLTDSGTPQGGVISPLLANVYLNELDWTWAEHKFRFVRFADDFLIFAKSEEDIKKAAEITEDKLAELGLELASEKTKIVNFDDDDFDFMGFTFEHWRKRKKDGKPYYIAKPKEATWKDFRQKIKDKTRKTLTLSKEKWIDQVNPVIRGKVNYFLTIYKAIKANEEHGFASSCFFKAFGKELQAIDGYIRQRLRVSMIHAHPSQRKGHAMKTKWNNKFFAMIGLIPSYWYYYHKIYGFSLESYILRMKEKQQEKQEKRVLKAKEQGQEYYTPDLVRKMKYAQRLATY; encoded by the coding sequence ATGAATCAAGCGTTAAAATTCAAATGGCATAGTATTTACGGACAAATTCTTTTCGACAGAAAACTAAAAGCTGCTTGGGAAAAAGTAGAAGCCAATAAAGGGTCTGGTGGTATTGATGGCGAAACGATTGACAGTTATAGATACCGTCTAGAAGAAAATTTAGATTCGCTTTTACAAAAGTTAAGAAAGAAAGAATACAAACCTTCCCCAGTAAGAAGGCACTACATTCCCAAGAAAAATGGCAAAAAGAGACCTCTAGGCATACCAAATATAGAAGACCGAATTGTCCAACAGGCTTTGGTAAACGTTCTTCAGCCGAAATTTGAAAAGGGTATTTTCCACAAATGGTCATGTGGGTACAGACCTAATGTAGGACCAGAGCGTGTTCTACAAATAATCCTTGCAAATATCGAACAAGGTTACAATTACATCTTCGATGCAGACATTAAAGGATTTTTCGATAATATTCCACACAAAAATCTAATAAAAGTCTTAAACAAATACATTGCAGATGGAACTGTGTTAGATATGATATGGCTGTGGTTAAAGGCGGGATATATGGAAGAAGGAAAATATCATTTAACTGATTCTGGGACTCCGCAAGGAGGAGTCATCTCGCCACTACTTGCGAACGTTTATCTAAATGAACTTGACTGGACTTGGGCAGAACATAAATTTCGATTTGTAAGATTCGCTGACGACTTCTTGATATTTGCTAAATCAGAAGAAGATATTAAAAAGGCGGCTGAGATTACGGAAGATAAATTAGCCGAACTCGGTCTGGAGCTTGCATCGGAGAAAACAAAGATTGTAAATTTTGATGACGATGACTTCGACTTTATGGGATTTACGTTTGAACACTGGAGAAAACGTAAAAAGGATGGTAAGCCATACTATATCGCCAAACCAAAAGAAGCTACTTGGAAGGATTTTCGACAGAAAATCAAAGATAAAACCAGGAAAACTCTAACCCTAAGCAAGGAAAAATGGATTGACCAAGTAAATCCTGTAATACGAGGTAAGGTTAACTATTTTCTAACCATATATAAAGCGATTAAAGCGAATGAAGAACATGGATTTGCAAGTTCATGTTTCTTTAAAGCATTCGGGAAAGAGTTACAAGCGATAGATGGCTATATTCGGCAAAGACTAAGAGTATCCATGATACATGCCCATCCAAGCCAAAGAAAAGGTCATGCCATGAAAACGAAGTGGAATAATAAATTCTTTGCGATGATAGGTCTCATCCCTTCATATTGGTATTATTATCATAAAATATACGGTTTTTCCTTAGAAAGCTACATTCTTCGAATGAAAGAGAAGCAACAAGAGAAACAGGAGAAAAGAGTTCTTAAAGCAAAAGAACAAGGTCAAGAGTATTATACTCCCGACCTTGTTCGTAAAATGAAATATGCACAAAGATTAGCAACGTACTGA